In Trichocoleus desertorum NBK24, the following are encoded in one genomic region:
- a CDS encoding response regulator, whose translation MLSELLFSVNLLLVGCNFGLALLLVRKVKRTSRFSTDTPWSAPPPGILATELGMQTAELEARLAAQAAIAKREQYLAALVEVQQQLLVCSGGWHDYTQILQILGHVSGASRVYIFENHYANGCADSTQLLMSQRAEWCAAGIQPEIDNPDLQNLSYADFFPRWAQKLAQGEIVAGIVADFPESEQVILEPQGILSILVLPFIANTRFCGFIGFDNCVEARAWETSEIDLLRAAAAAIALAQERHQAEMSLQQQFQRTLLLKKITEEIRQSLDASQVFQTAVAQIGQVFRVNRCVIRTYSTAPTPCISLVAQYAEPSFDLVNRAEVMDISAVNNALVSNILMADRAIAYTNVYADPLLEPYHFIFDALDLKSLLTVRTSYQGEPNGVISLYQCDQCRTWTPDELELLESVAVQVGIALAQAHLLEQEQHQRQKLTEQNEALEQARRTAESANQTKSEFLATVSHEIRTPMNAVIGMTGLLLDTGLGAQQRDFVETIRNSGEALLTIINDILDFSKIESGKLELEQQPFHLCTCIEGVLDLLSPKAAEKGLQVAYVMDPQVPAEIVGDITRMRQILVNLLGNAIKFTPAGEVVISVTARKLSTTHPSQSSTTPKYVIRIAVKDTGIGIPGDRLHRLFHPFSQIDASTSRQYGGTGLGLAISQRLSEMMGGRIWVESEVGAGSTFYFSILAEASATTRENGFPMRSPQFVGKRLLIVESNATNRQILVQQAQMWGVTAQAVSTSQEALHQLQPGCAFDLVILDPQIPGSNGLTLAATIRQQPHCQALPLIVLIAVGQLEEQTQLQNIKVAAFLPKPIKQSQFYELLMQIWGTDSGLASAPLRVTAAKAEIPWLATQHPLRVLLAEDNVVNQKVALHLLQRMGYRADVAGNGLEVLAALDRQTYDLVLMDMQMPEMDGLTATQKICRERSATERPHIVAMTANAMQGDREVCLQVGMDDYISKPIRVEELIRVLRECPVSVAQSWPGAGVASLENVIDLESLQSLKQMNAGQSANMLQETIDSYLAEASELVRAIALAVANRDAAPLHQAARTLKSISTIVGAMSLAELCQELEAIGGQETLEEAVVLLPRLDLEYRQVRTALQQLRDC comes from the coding sequence ATGCTGAGCGAACTTCTTTTCAGCGTTAACCTTTTGCTAGTAGGTTGCAACTTCGGCCTCGCCTTGCTGTTAGTCCGCAAGGTAAAACGCACGTCGCGTTTCTCTACGGATACACCCTGGTCTGCTCCACCACCGGGAATCTTGGCAACTGAATTAGGCATGCAAACGGCTGAGCTAGAGGCACGACTTGCAGCCCAAGCCGCGATCGCCAAACGAGAGCAGTATCTAGCCGCTTTGGTTGAAGTTCAGCAGCAACTCTTGGTTTGTAGTGGGGGCTGGCATGACTACACTCAAATTCTGCAAATCTTGGGCCACGTTTCAGGAGCTAGCCGAGTTTATATATTTGAAAATCACTACGCCAATGGTTGTGCAGACAGCACCCAACTGTTGATGAGCCAGCGAGCTGAGTGGTGTGCCGCCGGAATTCAACCAGAAATTGATAATCCAGATTTACAAAATCTTTCCTACGCCGACTTTTTCCCTCGTTGGGCGCAGAAGTTGGCCCAAGGCGAGATTGTAGCTGGCATCGTGGCCGATTTTCCTGAATCTGAACAAGTGATTCTGGAGCCTCAAGGGATTTTGTCAATTCTGGTTTTGCCCTTTATTGCTAATACGCGATTTTGTGGCTTTATTGGTTTTGACAACTGTGTCGAAGCGCGAGCCTGGGAAACCTCAGAGATTGATTTGTTGCGGGCCGCCGCCGCCGCGATCGCGCTTGCCCAAGAACGCCATCAAGCAGAGATGAGTTTGCAACAGCAGTTTCAGCGAACTCTTTTGCTGAAGAAAATCACCGAAGAAATTCGCCAAAGTTTGGATGCGTCGCAGGTTTTTCAGACGGCAGTGGCCCAAATTGGTCAAGTTTTTAGGGTGAATCGTTGCGTTATTCGTACCTATTCGACCGCGCCCACTCCTTGCATTAGCTTGGTGGCCCAATATGCTGAACCGAGCTTTGACTTAGTCAACCGGGCTGAAGTCATGGACATTTCGGCAGTGAATAATGCCTTGGTGTCAAATATCTTGATGGCAGATCGAGCGATCGCCTATACCAATGTCTATGCCGATCCACTGTTAGAACCCTATCACTTCATCTTTGATGCCTTAGACCTTAAATCTTTATTGACGGTTCGTACTTCCTACCAAGGAGAACCGAATGGCGTGATCAGCTTGTATCAGTGCGACCAATGCCGCACCTGGACTCCTGACGAATTGGAACTCCTAGAGTCAGTGGCAGTTCAGGTAGGCATTGCCCTGGCTCAAGCCCATTTATTAGAGCAGGAACAGCATCAACGCCAAAAGCTGACTGAGCAGAACGAAGCCTTAGAACAGGCAAGGCGAACTGCTGAAAGTGCCAACCAAACCAAGAGCGAATTCTTAGCAACCGTCAGTCACGAAATCCGCACGCCGATGAATGCGGTAATTGGCATGACCGGGCTTTTGCTCGATACGGGGCTGGGCGCTCAACAGCGAGATTTTGTAGAGACAATTCGCAATAGCGGAGAAGCGCTCTTAACCATCATCAATGACATTTTAGACTTCTCCAAAATCGAATCTGGCAAGCTAGAGCTAGAGCAACAACCCTTTCATCTTTGTACCTGCATTGAGGGGGTGCTAGATTTGCTGTCCCCGAAAGCCGCAGAAAAAGGGCTACAAGTAGCTTATGTGATGGACCCGCAGGTTCCTGCCGAAATTGTCGGTGATATCACTCGAATGCGGCAGATTCTAGTGAATTTGCTCGGCAATGCCATTAAATTCACGCCAGCAGGAGAAGTGGTCATTTCTGTAACGGCCCGCAAGTTATCCACCACCCATCCCTCCCAAAGTTCTACGACACCAAAATATGTAATTCGGATCGCGGTAAAAGATACGGGGATTGGGATTCCGGGCGATCGCCTGCACCGTCTGTTCCATCCCTTTAGCCAAATTGATGCCTCTACCAGTCGCCAGTATGGAGGGACGGGGTTAGGACTCGCCATCAGCCAACGTTTAAGCGAGATGATGGGAGGCCGCATTTGGGTGGAAAGCGAAGTGGGGGCAGGCTCTACCTTCTATTTCTCAATTTTGGCTGAGGCATCTGCGACCACTAGAGAAAATGGCTTCCCTATGCGATCGCCCCAGTTTGTTGGGAAACGTTTGCTGATCGTAGAAAGCAACGCCACTAATCGCCAAATTTTGGTGCAGCAAGCCCAAATGTGGGGAGTCACAGCTCAAGCTGTCAGTACCAGTCAAGAGGCTCTCCATCAGCTCCAACCAGGGTGCGCTTTCGATTTAGTGATTCTTGATCCACAAATTCCTGGCAGCAATGGTCTGACGCTCGCAGCGACGATCCGCCAACAACCGCACTGCCAAGCCTTGCCTCTGATTGTATTGATCGCTGTGGGCCAGTTAGAGGAGCAGACTCAACTACAAAATATCAAGGTGGCTGCATTTCTGCCTAAACCGATTAAGCAATCGCAGTTCTACGAACTATTGATGCAGATCTGGGGCACCGATTCAGGATTAGCTTCAGCGCCACTGCGAGTTACTGCGGCTAAAGCGGAAATACCTTGGCTGGCAACCCAGCATCCGTTACGGGTTCTGTTGGCAGAAGACAATGTGGTGAATCAAAAAGTCGCCCTACATCTGCTCCAACGCATGGGATATCGAGCGGATGTGGCGGGCAATGGCTTGGAAGTACTAGCGGCCTTAGATCGTCAAACTTACGATCTGGTTTTGATGGACATGCAGATGCCCGAAATGGATGGTTTAACTGCGACCCAAAAGATTTGCCGGGAACGCTCTGCGACTGAACGCCCTCACATTGTGGCGATGACTGCCAACGCTATGCAGGGCGATCGAGAAGTTTGTCTGCAAGTGGGTATGGATGACTATATCAGCAAGCCGATTCGCGTTGAAGAACTCATACGGGTGTTGCGGGAATGCCCGGTGAGCGTGGCGCAGAGCTGGCCTGGGGCTGGTGTAGCATCCTTAGAAAATGTAATTGATTTAGAGTCATTACAATCTCTGAAGCAGATGAATGCAGGTCAATCTGCCAATATGCTGCAAGAAACAATTGATAGTTATTTGGCGGAAGCCTCTGAGTTAGTACGAGCGATCGCCCTAGCCGTCGCCAATCGAGACGCAGCCCCTCTTCACCAAGCGGCCCGGACCTTGAAATCGATCAGTACTATCGTAGGGGCCATGTCTTTAGCTGAGCTTTGCCAAGAGCTAGAAGCCATTGGCGGTCAGGAAACACTGGAAGAAGCAGTGGTTTTGCTGCCACGCCTAGACCTGGAATATCGCCAAGTCAGAACTGCTTTGCAACAACTTAGAGACTGTTGA
- a CDS encoding DUF427 domain-containing protein yields the protein MNRERLIPGPGQESVWDYPRPPRLEDSPKHIQVVFNGVIIADTHQAKRVLETSHPPVYYLPPADIQSDYLIPLAQTSWCEWKGRAGYYTVAVGDRQAPNAAWFYPDPTPAFESIKDYVAFYPHLMEACYVNGELVQPQPGNFYGGWITSDIVGPFKGASGTWGW from the coding sequence GTGAACCGTGAGCGCCTTATCCCTGGCCCAGGACAAGAATCAGTCTGGGACTACCCTCGTCCCCCCCGTCTAGAAGACTCACCCAAACATATCCAGGTAGTCTTCAATGGAGTCATCATTGCAGATACCCATCAAGCCAAGCGAGTTCTAGAAACCAGCCATCCCCCTGTTTATTATCTGCCCCCCGCTGATATTCAGTCCGACTATCTCATCCCCTTGGCCCAAACTTCGTGGTGCGAATGGAAAGGGCGGGCAGGCTACTACACCGTGGCAGTAGGCGATCGCCAAGCTCCCAATGCGGCTTGGTTTTACCCAGACCCAACCCCTGCTTTTGAGTCAATTAAGGACTATGTAGCGTTTTACCCCCACCTGATGGAAGCCTGCTACGTCAATGGTGAGCTAGTCCAGCCCCAACCAGGAAACTTTTACGGCGGTTGGATCACCTCCGATATTGTGGGGCCTTTCAAGGGTGCATCCGGGACTTGGGGTTGGTAA
- a CDS encoding LapA family protein — MVPLLTSLILTAWVMAIAIISVQNFAPVSFEFLLFKSVEIPFGIVLAFSVGLGVVGMALVQLLWGLSNSMQGASAAPRDGGGNAQSDDSWSEDW; from the coding sequence ATGGTTCCTCTCCTCACCTCACTAATCCTCACTGCCTGGGTGATGGCGATCGCCATTATTTCGGTGCAGAATTTTGCGCCTGTTTCTTTTGAGTTTCTGCTGTTTAAGTCAGTGGAGATTCCGTTTGGGATTGTGCTGGCTTTTAGTGTGGGTCTGGGTGTGGTTGGCATGGCTTTGGTGCAGCTACTCTGGGGTTTGAGCAACTCTATGCAGGGTGCTTCTGCGGCTCCAAGGGATGGGGGCGGCAACGCTCAAAGCGATGATAGCTGGTCGGAAGATTGGTAA
- the sppA gene encoding signal peptide peptidase SppA codes for MRDFLKYTFASLAGLILFCSLGVGGLIFLFIAAASVDSGPQVRNKSVLTFDLSLNITDSKPATSTSQAISEALSNDSTESISLQTVLQTIDRAAKDDRVIALYLYSNGNSSSSSGLATLKEVREALERFRAKGKKIIAYDTEWSEREYYLSSIANTIALNPFGSMELNGFSSQPTFYTGALQKYGIGVQVTRVGKYKSAVEPFLLTKQSPASREQTAKLLGDLWSEFSATVSKDRKLKPQQIQAIADSQGILLAEEALQRRLVDKVAYFDEVVADLKQMTDSDEDDRSFRQISLPTYARTVEDTKKASSNQVAVVYAEGDIVEGIGGPSSVGGDRLARQLRELRLNDDVKAVVLRVNSPGGSVTASEVIQREVVLIKKAKPIVVSMGDVAASGGYWISTYADQIFAEPNTITGSIGVFGLLPNVQKLANTQGITWDVVKTARFADSEGITRPRTPQELAVHQRVVDRIYDRFITKVAESRKLPKQKVATLAQGRVWSGTSAKQLGLVDAIGGLNAAVEDAAKRAKLGDDWKLEEYPKTRTFEERILKKLVGDPAAQAGEKAIEKTDPFTAEFLKMQQDLSTLKAFNDPLGVYVRLPINFRIE; via the coding sequence ATGCGTGACTTTCTCAAATACACCTTCGCTAGTTTGGCAGGACTCATCCTCTTTTGCAGCTTGGGAGTAGGGGGACTCATTTTTCTGTTCATTGCTGCTGCGTCGGTTGACTCTGGCCCTCAGGTGAGAAACAAGTCCGTTCTGACATTTGATTTATCTCTTAACATTACAGATTCCAAGCCCGCCACGAGTACCAGTCAGGCGATTAGTGAAGCGCTCTCGAATGACAGTACTGAGTCCATTTCCTTACAGACCGTCCTGCAAACGATTGATCGAGCCGCTAAAGATGATCGCGTCATCGCGCTTTATTTGTATAGCAATGGCAATTCCAGCAGTAGTTCCGGTTTAGCGACTTTAAAAGAAGTACGGGAAGCACTAGAGCGGTTTCGGGCTAAGGGCAAAAAGATCATTGCCTATGACACAGAGTGGAGTGAGCGAGAGTACTATCTAAGCTCGATCGCGAATACCATAGCGCTCAACCCGTTCGGCTCGATGGAACTAAATGGTTTTAGTTCTCAGCCCACTTTTTACACCGGAGCCTTGCAAAAATATGGCATTGGTGTTCAGGTCACGAGAGTTGGCAAATACAAGTCGGCGGTAGAACCCTTTCTCCTCACTAAACAAAGCCCTGCTAGCCGTGAACAAACAGCCAAACTACTAGGAGACTTGTGGAGCGAGTTTTCTGCCACCGTCAGCAAGGATCGCAAACTCAAGCCTCAGCAAATCCAAGCGATCGCGGATAGCCAAGGCATTTTGCTCGCCGAGGAAGCCTTACAGCGACGCTTAGTCGATAAAGTTGCTTACTTCGACGAAGTAGTAGCTGACCTGAAGCAAATGACAGACAGCGACGAAGACGATCGCTCCTTTCGCCAGATTAGCTTGCCGACCTATGCCAGAACCGTCGAGGACACCAAGAAAGCTTCTAGCAACCAAGTGGCAGTGGTTTATGCCGAAGGCGACATTGTAGAAGGCATTGGTGGCCCTAGCTCAGTCGGAGGCGATCGCTTAGCCAGACAACTGCGAGAACTGCGGCTCAATGATGATGTCAAAGCAGTAGTGCTGCGGGTCAATAGCCCCGGTGGGAGTGTCACCGCTTCCGAAGTAATTCAGCGAGAAGTAGTGCTGATCAAGAAAGCCAAACCCATCGTGGTTTCGATGGGAGATGTTGCAGCGTCGGGTGGTTACTGGATCTCTACCTATGCCGATCAAATCTTCGCTGAACCCAACACCATCACTGGCTCGATTGGGGTGTTTGGTCTGCTGCCTAACGTGCAAAAATTAGCGAACACTCAAGGCATTACTTGGGATGTCGTCAAGACTGCCCGCTTTGCCGATAGTGAAGGCATTACGCGCCCTAGAACCCCTCAAGAATTAGCCGTACATCAGCGCGTCGTCGATCGAATCTATGATCGCTTTATCACCAAAGTTGCCGAATCTCGCAAACTGCCCAAACAAAAAGTAGCAACCCTAGCCCAAGGACGAGTGTGGTCAGGCACATCCGCCAAACAACTCGGCTTAGTCGATGCGATCGGGGGTCTCAATGCTGCTGTCGAAGATGCCGCCAAGCGAGCCAAATTGGGCGATGACTGGAAACTAGAGGAATATCCTAAAACCCGTACCTTCGAAGAACGAATTCTCAAGAAACTGGTAGGTGATCCAGCAGCCCAAGCTGGCGAAAAAGCGATTGAAAAAACCGATCCCTTCACCGCCGAATTTCTCAAGATGCAACAAGACCTGTCCACCTTAAAAGCCTTCAACGACCCCCTCGGCGTTTATGTCCGTCTACCCATCAACTTCCGCATCGAATAA
- a CDS encoding SOS response-associated peptidase translates to MCGRFTQSQSATTLAATFQLSVVPDLPPRYNIAPTQPVTAVLATTESASNQTSEEAPDRTERQMRQLRWGLIPSWAKDMKMGAKMINARAETVAEKPAFRSAFRQRRCLIVADGFYEWQRLEGKKQPFYFRFLNQQPFAFAGLWEHWQSPEGESIDSCTILTTQANELLSTIHDRMPVILPPSSYDLWLDPAVRQLEPLQPLLQPYPAETMTAYPVSTKVNSPAYDHAECINSL, encoded by the coding sequence ATGTGTGGACGATTTACTCAGAGCCAATCTGCCACAACCCTTGCGGCTACCTTTCAGCTATCCGTAGTCCCCGACTTGCCACCCCGATACAATATCGCTCCGACCCAACCAGTGACGGCGGTGCTTGCTACCACAGAGTCAGCCTCTAACCAGACCTCCGAAGAGGCACCCGACCGGACAGAACGGCAAATGCGACAGCTCCGTTGGGGCTTGATTCCCAGTTGGGCCAAAGACATGAAGATGGGAGCCAAGATGATTAATGCTCGCGCCGAAACTGTGGCGGAGAAACCTGCCTTCAGGTCTGCATTTCGGCAAAGGCGCTGCCTGATTGTGGCTGATGGGTTCTACGAATGGCAGCGTCTAGAGGGGAAAAAGCAACCCTTTTACTTTCGGTTCCTAAACCAACAACCGTTCGCCTTCGCAGGGCTGTGGGAGCATTGGCAAAGCCCAGAGGGTGAAAGCATTGATTCCTGCACGATTCTGACGACCCAAGCCAATGAATTACTCAGCACAATTCACGATCGCATGCCAGTGATTTTGCCACCTAGCAGCTATGACTTGTGGCTCGATCCCGCCGTACGCCAGCTAGAGCCGTTGCAACCTTTGCTTCAGCCGTATCCAGCAGAAACGATGACTGCTTACCCCGTCAGCACCAAGGTTAATAGCCCAGCCTATGATCATGCCGAATGTATCAACAGTCTCTAA
- a CDS encoding phosphoglucomutase/phosphomannomutase family protein, producing MSAGSNSKAIKFGTDGWRGIIADDFTFANVRRVTRAIASYLKTAYSQDRPVLIGYDTRFLADQFAQTAAEVLAELGWTVKVVDRDCPTPVIAYNARHLNSAGALMFTASHNPAPYCGIKYIPDYAGPATTEITDTIVANIEGASDAPASTKNGDRISTFDPKPEYLQFIYTLLDVERIRSAKLKVKYDALYSTSRGYLDEVLMHCGCEIEAFHTYRDVLFGGGMPEPKGEQLEELVAAVKRDHADLGLATDGDSDRFGIVDEQGNVLTPNTVLLLLARHLVQNKGKSGAIVRTVATTHLLDNFAAKYGLEIHETAVGFKYVGQKMRETTVLIGGEESGGLSIIDHIPEKDGVLADMLVAEAIAYAGKPLSQLVTEVIAEAGGPLYNKRLDLHLENPHKEAVLESFTKNPPSEVAGIKVKEVGRKDGIKLYLEDGSWVLLRPSGTEPLMRVYMETNSPEKETQIAQHMDRVIHQIQPVGV from the coding sequence ATGAGTGCAGGCAGCAATTCGAAAGCGATTAAGTTTGGTACGGATGGATGGCGAGGGATCATTGCTGACGACTTTACCTTTGCTAATGTGCGGCGGGTAACACGCGCGATCGCCAGCTATCTCAAAACCGCTTATTCTCAAGATCGACCCGTTTTAATTGGCTATGACACTCGCTTCCTAGCAGATCAGTTTGCGCAAACGGCTGCTGAAGTGTTGGCAGAGTTAGGTTGGACTGTCAAAGTTGTGGACCGGGACTGCCCAACGCCTGTCATTGCCTATAATGCTCGTCACCTAAACTCAGCCGGAGCGCTCATGTTCACGGCGAGTCACAATCCTGCTCCCTACTGCGGGATTAAGTACATTCCTGACTATGCGGGTCCTGCAACGACCGAAATTACAGATACGATTGTCGCCAATATTGAAGGCGCGAGTGATGCCCCTGCATCGACTAAAAACGGCGATCGCATTTCTACCTTTGACCCGAAGCCAGAGTATTTACAGTTCATCTACACGCTTTTAGATGTCGAGCGGATTCGCAGCGCTAAGCTCAAAGTTAAGTATGACGCGCTCTACTCCACGTCACGGGGTTACTTAGATGAAGTGCTGATGCACTGTGGCTGCGAAATAGAAGCGTTCCACACTTACAGAGATGTGCTGTTTGGTGGGGGCATGCCTGAGCCAAAGGGTGAGCAGCTAGAAGAATTGGTGGCAGCCGTAAAGCGCGATCACGCGGATCTGGGCTTAGCGACGGATGGAGATAGCGATCGCTTTGGCATTGTGGATGAGCAAGGCAATGTCTTGACGCCCAACACGGTGCTGCTATTGCTGGCTCGCCATTTAGTGCAGAACAAGGGCAAAAGTGGGGCAATTGTGCGGACTGTAGCCACCACTCATTTGCTGGATAACTTTGCCGCTAAATATGGCTTGGAAATTCACGAAACGGCGGTCGGCTTTAAATATGTCGGTCAGAAGATGCGGGAAACCACTGTCTTGATCGGGGGTGAGGAGTCGGGTGGTCTTAGCATCATCGACCACATCCCTGAAAAAGATGGGGTTTTGGCAGACATGCTGGTGGCGGAGGCGATCGCTTATGCAGGTAAGCCTTTGAGCCAGTTGGTAACTGAGGTAATCGCCGAGGCAGGTGGTCCCCTTTACAACAAGCGTCTCGACTTGCACTTAGAAAACCCGCACAAGGAAGCGGTATTGGAATCTTTTACTAAGAATCCACCGTCGGAAGTGGCAGGGATTAAGGTGAAGGAAGTAGGTCGCAAGGATGGCATTAAGCTTTACCTAGAAGATGGTAGCTGGGTGTTGCTACGTCCCTCTGGAACTGAGCCGTTGATGCGGGTTTATATGGAGACAAATTCTCCTGAGAAGGAAACCCAAATTGCTCAGCATATGGATCGGGTGATTCATCAGATTCAACCTGTGGGTGTTTAG
- a CDS encoding alpha/beta fold hydrolase: MMPPASNTSAVPRSDLTALTWNWQGFPISYHTQGDRGPAVVLVHGFGASWGHWRKNIPALATTCRVYALDLIGFGASAKPKPGPLEPGEQIEYTMETWGQQVADFCQEVVGGPAFLVGNSIGCIVAMQAAVDRPTIALGVALLNCSLRLLHDCKRLELPWHRRVGAPVLQRLLGVSWIGQFFFSRLAQRKVVRKILLQAYRDPAAVSDELVDLLMAPTVDTGAAAVFLAFTRYSQGPLPEDLLPVLPCPAIILWGTEDPWEPIALGQEFAKFPQVEQFIPLEGLGHCPQDEAPERVNPILQEWILAKATTHSAEAVS; this comes from the coding sequence ATGATGCCCCCCGCTTCTAATACCTCAGCCGTGCCCCGCTCTGATCTCACTGCCTTGACCTGGAACTGGCAGGGATTTCCGATTTCCTACCATACCCAAGGCGATCGCGGCCCTGCCGTGGTTCTGGTACATGGCTTTGGCGCCTCCTGGGGACACTGGCGCAAGAATATTCCTGCTCTAGCCACCACCTGTCGCGTCTACGCCCTAGACTTAATTGGCTTTGGCGCTTCGGCGAAACCGAAACCTGGCCCCTTGGAGCCTGGGGAGCAAATCGAGTACACGATGGAAACCTGGGGCCAACAAGTCGCCGATTTCTGCCAAGAAGTTGTGGGTGGCCCTGCTTTCCTGGTCGGGAACTCGATTGGTTGCATTGTGGCGATGCAAGCAGCGGTGGATCGACCCACGATCGCTTTAGGAGTCGCTTTACTCAACTGTTCCTTACGTCTGCTGCACGATTGCAAGCGGTTGGAATTGCCTTGGCATCGGCGAGTGGGTGCCCCAGTGCTCCAGCGTCTACTGGGTGTGAGCTGGATTGGACAGTTCTTTTTTAGCCGCCTCGCCCAACGGAAAGTGGTGCGAAAAATTTTGTTACAAGCGTATCGAGACCCAGCCGCAGTTTCGGATGAACTAGTGGATTTATTGATGGCTCCCACCGTAGATACAGGAGCGGCGGCAGTCTTCTTGGCCTTTACTCGCTACTCTCAAGGGCCATTGCCAGAGGACTTACTACCCGTCTTACCGTGTCCTGCCATTATTCTCTGGGGTACCGAAGATCCTTGGGAGCCGATCGCTTTGGGTCAGGAGTTTGCCAAGTTTCCTCAGGTAGAGCAGTTTATCCCCCTCGAAGGGTTGGGACACTGCCCGCAAGATGAAGCCCCAGAGCGAGTGAATCCGATCTTGCAGGAGTGGATTTTGGCAAAAGCGACGACTCACTCAGCGGAAGCTGTTTCTTAG
- a CDS encoding LCP family protein yields MSTQKIPYQRSLPKRSAQPVSKKPKKSSNTRLIWLLFSLTGVAMLSATAGALLAVSLATTPLMQSKLSPEEAAVFGQGESISSNPNFRLPQLTRPVSILLLGAKVLSTDVANPPANARDLGYHATLNSFEGLTDTMLLIRFDPDTKKLAVLSIPRDTRAYVEGYGVTKINEANYYGGPALSAKATSELLDGVGIDRYVRVNVQGIEKLIDALGGVTVYIPNDMKYQDDSQHLYINLKAGKHHLNGNQALQFLRFRYDENGDIGRIQRQQMLMRALMEQALNPTTLARVPKILSVIQSHLDTNLSVEELVALVGFATQTNRSNVQMLMVPGDFSGPGEYEASYWIPDHDRIQSIMAQHFNLGGGSALPTNPAYLRVAIQDSTRESAATEGLMNALTEAGYSNVSVNNPWSEPLNVTRIVAQQGDAESAEALRQVLGVGEVRIESTGAIQSDVTIQIGKDWLRQNSR; encoded by the coding sequence GTGTCAACCCAAAAGATTCCTTACCAGCGATCGCTGCCGAAACGTTCTGCTCAACCCGTGTCCAAGAAACCTAAGAAATCCAGTAATACTCGTCTAATTTGGCTATTGTTTAGCCTCACTGGGGTTGCGATGTTATCGGCAACGGCTGGAGCTTTGCTGGCTGTGTCTCTGGCAACCACACCTTTAATGCAGAGCAAGCTCAGCCCAGAAGAAGCGGCTGTGTTTGGTCAAGGCGAAAGCATTTCCAGTAATCCTAACTTCCGCTTACCCCAGCTCACACGTCCCGTTAGCATTCTGCTGTTAGGTGCAAAGGTGCTCTCGACGGATGTTGCCAACCCGCCTGCTAACGCCCGTGACTTGGGTTATCACGCGACCCTCAACTCTTTTGAAGGTCTAACCGACACCATGCTGTTGATTCGGTTTGACCCAGATACCAAAAAGCTGGCAGTACTATCTATTCCCCGTGACACCCGCGCCTATGTAGAAGGCTACGGGGTGACGAAAATCAATGAAGCGAACTACTACGGAGGCCCCGCCCTCAGCGCCAAAGCGACTAGTGAGCTACTAGATGGGGTGGGCATCGATCGCTATGTCCGCGTCAACGTTCAAGGCATTGAAAAACTAATCGATGCTTTGGGTGGGGTCACGGTCTACATCCCCAATGACATGAAGTACCAAGATGACAGCCAGCACCTCTACATCAATCTCAAAGCTGGCAAACATCACTTAAATGGCAACCAAGCTCTGCAATTTCTGCGATTCCGCTACGACGAGAATGGCGATATTGGCCGCATTCAACGCCAACAAATGCTGATGCGGGCCTTGATGGAGCAAGCTCTCAACCCCACCACCCTGGCTCGTGTTCCCAAAATTCTGTCTGTGATTCAATCGCATCTCGACACCAATCTGAGCGTTGAGGAACTCGTGGCTTTGGTCGGATTTGCTACGCAGACAAACCGCTCTAATGTGCAAATGTTGATGGTTCCGGGAGACTTTAGTGGTCCGGGTGAATACGAAGCGAGTTATTGGATTCCTGACCACGATCGCATTCAATCCATCATGGCGCAGCACTTTAATCTCGGTGGAGGCAGCGCTCTACCCACAAATCCTGCTTATCTTCGCGTGGCCATTCAAGACAGCACTCGTGAGTCTGCCGCTACCGAAGGACTGATGAATGCGCTCACCGAAGCGGGCTACTCCAATGTTTCAGTCAATAACCCTTGGAGTGAGCCTTTGAATGTGACTCGGATTGTGGCGCAACAAGGAGATGCAGAAAGCGCTGAAGCCTTACGACAAGTCTTAGGCGTGGGTGAAGTCCGAATTGAAAGTACAGGGGCTATACAATCGGATGTCACCATTCAAATCGGCAAAGACTGGCTCCGCCAAAACAGCCGCTAA